One part of the Malus sylvestris chromosome 2, drMalSylv7.2, whole genome shotgun sequence genome encodes these proteins:
- the LOC126596173 gene encoding lachrymatory-factor synthase-like, with the protein MALEKQLKWEGKASAELKGPKAEQIWPLLEDFFGLHKWFPTITTCRGVEGTSGVAGCVRFCAGFKTPVDPKSDQNQDQEKVNWTKQKLLTIDPANMTYSYSIIDGNVGFNSYISTVQVVPKDAGCTIVWKYEVEPVEGWRLEDLDLFIGTGLQVMASRMEASLQLQVE; encoded by the coding sequence ATGGCACTTGAGAAACAATTGAAATGGGAAGGCAAGGCAAGTGCAGAGCTAAAAGGCCCCAAAGCAGAGCAAATTTGGCCTCTTTTGGAGGACTTCTTTGGCCTGCACAAGTGGTTCCCAACTATCACAACTTGCCGTGGTGTTGAAGGCACATCGGGGGTAGCCGGGTGCGTGCGGTTCTGTGCTGGGTTCAAGACTCCGGTTGATCCTAAAAGTGACCAGAACCAAGACCAAGAGAAGGTGAACTGGACTAAGCAGAAGCTGCTGACTATTGACCCAGCAAATATGACATATAGTTACTCTATCATAGATGGGAATGTTGGGTTTAACTCGTACATTTCGACCGTTCAAGTGGTGCCGAAGGACGCCGGGTGTACGATTGTGTGGAAGTATGAAGTTGAACCAGTGGAGGGATGGAGGCTGGAGGATCTGGACCTGTTTATTGGCACTGGCTTGCAAGTCATGGCTAGCAGAATGGAAGCCTCTCTCCAGCTCCAAGTTGAATAA
- the LOC126596184 gene encoding lachrymatory-factor synthase-like, translating to MALEKQLKWEGKASAELKGPKAEQIWPLLEDFFGLHKWFPTLTTCLGVEGTPGVAGCVWFCAGVKTPVDHKSDQNQDQEKVNWTKQKLLSIDPAKMTYSYSIIDGNIGFNSYISTVQVVLKDAGCMIVWKYEVEPVEGWRLEDLDLLIGTGLQVMSSRMEASLELQVE from the coding sequence ATGGCACTTGAGAAACAATTGAAATGGGAAGGAAAGGCAAGTGCAGAGCTAAAAGGCCCCAAAGCAGAGCAAATTTGGCCTCTTTTGGAGGACTTCTTTGGCCTGCACAAGTGGTTCCCAACTCTCACAACTTGCCTTGGTGTTGAAGGCACACCGGGGGTAGCCGGGTGCGTGTGGTTCTGTGCTGGGGTCAAGACTCCGGTTGATCATAAAAGTGACCAGAACCAAGACCAAGAGAAGGTGAACTGGACTAAGCAGAAGCTGCTGAGTATAGACCCAGCAAAAATGACATATAGTTACTCTATCATAGATGGGAATATTGGGTTTAACTCGTACATTTCGACCGTTCAAGTGGTGCTGAAGGACGCCGGGTGCATGATTGTGTGGAAGTATGAAGTTGAACCAGTGGAGGGATGGAGGCTGGAGGATCTGGACCTGCTCATTGGCACTGGTTTGCAAGTCATGTCTAGCAGAATGGAAGCCTCTCTTGAACTCCAAGTTGAATAA